The Psychrobacter raelei genome contains the following window.
GCTCAAGCCAACAGCACGTCACCTACAAATGCGTGATAGTTTATTGTGTTATATACTCAGGGTAAGATGGCCAATTTAAAGCACATGGCTTGCAGCGATCTTAAGTGGCGATATTGTAATATAGTTTTGTGTGCAGTAACGGTAAAATATCGTCTTAAGGTTGTGAGTTTGTCTTATTTACCCTTAATTATCTCAAGATGGCCATTGAAAGTGGCTCTTAAGCCAAAGTCAGTATAAAACAACATCATAACATAGGCTTAAATTGCAATCATCTATTGCAATTTAAGCCATAAATGCGTAGAATTCCGTCTTCATATTCAAAGCTTATGCAGTATTTGCTTTCATGACTCAATAAGGTTTGTGCTTAGTAGGCAGATCTTATAAAGCGTAAAAGTAAAATTGTTGCAAAGCTATTTTCTGTAACTTTCCCTGTCGTGTACGTAAATCAGGCAAAAGCTGAAGCGTTATTACAGACACCTTTTGGTATCTTAATAACCACGGCACACGGGTTAAACGGAGTCATAAGATGTACGCAGTTATTAAAAGTGGTGGTAAACAGCATCGTGTAAACGTTGATGAACTACTAAAAGTTGAGCTACTTAAAGCTGAAAAAGGCGAGACCATTAAAATTGAAGACGTATTAATGGTTGTTGATGGCGATGATTATAAAATTGGTCAGCCAGTTGTTGAAGGCGCAAGCGTTGAAGCTGAAGTAGTAGAGCACGGTCGCGGCAAAAAAATCCGTATCGTTAAGCACAAGCGTCGTAAGCATTATCACAAAGAGCAAGGCCACCGTCAGTGGTACACGCTTCTTAAAATCAAAGCGATTAATGTTTAATAGCTGGTAATCACCTTTACACTTATACAGTCAGTCACGTTAAGTAACATTAATTATTTTACAGTACTTATCGAAGTGCTTTAAGATTAACTGACTTATAGTAATAAAGTTTTATAAATTAGTCTCAGTAAGGAGATTTCTCATGGCACATAAAAAAGCCGCAGGTTCAACTCGTAACGGTCGTGACTCTAACCCAAAAATGCTTGGCGTAAAAGTATTTGGTGGTCAAGATGTTGTGGCAGGTAATATCATCGTTCGTCAACGTGGTACTGAATTCCACGCAGGCGCTGGCGTAGGCATGGGTCGTGACCATACTCTATTCGCTTTAACTGATGGTGTTGTTAAGTTCGACACTAAAGGTAAATTCAACCGTCGTTACGTTTCTGTTCAAGAAGCCTAAATAACGATCGCCTAATTATAAAGGTTTTGCCATTTTGTAGAGCTTCTCTAATTAGGTTGCGAATTTATAGGGTAGTGCTTAGTTCACTACCCACAAAAAAGCTCTGATAGCAATATCAGAGCTTTTTTTATAGTCTAAATTCATCTGATAAATCAAGCGGATAGATCATACCGCATAAAAAATAACCACCAATTAGCACAACCTAAGTTAACAAAAAAGCCTTGTGTGTCATAAAATCGCAGATTGTCCAAAGCAAGTCATAACTGTGTAACAAGCCAGCAGTTTTATTTGCAAATTTCGTCTAGTCAGGTAATAAAAGAAATGGCACACTACCCATCAAGTTATACATCTTCTTGTATATAAGCTATCAATATAATAAAGACGGTGGTGATTTAACGTTGCTACGGTCATTACTTAACCCTTGCTTTAATTTTTGAAGGATAATTTACAACATGCAAAATTCAGTGAATCCTAAAAACAAAACAACAAAAATGATGAAAAATATTATGGGCACCGCGTTATCAGGTGCACTTATCTTTGGCATGCCGATAATCGCAGTGTCACAAGCAGCACAGGCGGCGACAGCAGCGGATAACTTAACTGCAGCCAAGCGTTTAAACGCGCTATTGGCTAATACTAAGAGCATGACGGCAAACTTCACTCAGACCACTAAAGGTGCCAATGGCGGCAAAAGTGGCCTCAGCGCAAAAAATGGTACTTTTTCAGGTAATATGAGTCTGCAACGCCCAAATAAATTCCGCTGGAACATCACCTCACCGTTTGAACAGCAAATCGTGACCGATGGTAGTGCCATGTGGGTATATGATAAGGACTTACAGCAAGCGACCCGTCAAAATGCCGATCAGCAATTGGGTAATACCCCAGCTTTACTGCTATCAGGCGACCCAAGTAAAATTGCCAGCAATTTTAAAATCACTCAGCCTGATGCCAAAAAGAACTATTATGTCCTTTATCCAAAAGCCAGCGGCAGTAACTTTAACAGTCTAGCGGTGAGCTTCAATGGTGGCAAACCCATTATGATGGTACTTAATGACTCTTTGGGCCAAGTGACCTCTATTAAATTTAGCAATGTAAAAGTTAACCCAAGCATTAATAGCAGCCAGTTTAAGTTTACGCCGCCTAAAGGTGTCGACATTATTAATCAGTAAGGGAGTCGAAGAGACTCAGACAGTAGGCTGCTCATAGGTCGTTGGCGTTTCTTACAGTCTGTTATTGATGACCTAATATTTTAAGTCTACTTTTTTAAGTATAATTAAAGTTAAATTTAATAAAACCCGAGCTTAATGCTTGGGTTTTATTGGTTTTGAGTAAAGTGCTTTACATGGGGCGGCGTGGTTTAATATGGTCTGAACATCAATCTAGTCTCAGCATGCTTCACTTCAGAGCGTATAAAGTTTAGATATGATAAACTTAACTTTTGGATACGTATTTTCGCTATGACATAGTGAAGGTTATTCGGTTTAAACAAACTTATTTTTAAATCATTAAGATACAGTAATTAGTGAGGTTTAAAGGGATAAGAGGATAGAGCAATCTGGGTGATTTTAATCCGTTTTTATTTGCTAACCTGCTGTCCACTTATCGCTTGGAGGTGAAGTGACCATGAATTCAAAAGTAAGCTGTGCTCCGCAAAAACGCTCAGAGCAAAAGCGTTCACGTGAGACCAAATGCAAAATCATTAAAGCGGCACTTGCTGAGTTTGCGTCTGCTGGGTTTGAGGGTGTATCAACCCGTGCCATTGCCAGTAGAGCGGGAGTGAATCATACGTTAATCACTCATCACTTCGGCACCAAAGAAGATCTGTGGAAAGCGGCAGCTGCTGCTATATTTGACACTTATCTAAGCGAGTCAGAAAAGTACCGACAAAGCCTTGGCCGTCTTGAGCAAATTGAAGTGGTTCGAGAATTACTCAAGCATTATATTAACTTTAGTGCAGAATTTCCGGACTTTCATCGCTTTATGATTCAAGCCAATCATGGCGACTCTGAGTTATTAAATTGGTTCACTGATGAATATATCAGTCCTTATGCCGACTCTGAGTTAGATCTATTACAGCAGGCTCAAAAATTGGGCTTAATGCCAGAAGGGGATAGCTTGCACGTTCGATACTTATTTATAGGGGCAGTAAATTCTATATTCACCTTTGCCCCACAATTTAGGAGATTATCAGCAACAGACCCTTTTTCTAAGCAAGTAGTAGAGCGCCATGTGGAGTATGTGCTGTCACTATTTTCTGGAAAAAAGTTGTAAATAACGGCGATGCAGCTATTCTACAAGCCTTTAAGCCACAGCGCTTATCCATTTTTTGCAAATAAAATCAACCCTATCATAATAACGGCTATACCTGTAAGCCCGATAAAAGAAGGCATGGGATTGTTTAAAAATACCATGCCGCCTATCAAGGCAAAGATCACCTCGCTGGCCTGAGTGGCATCCACCCCCGCAACTTCACTGGAAGTTTGAGCCCGCTCACGCGCGAACAAGAACAGACTAGTCGCAATCACTCCTGATAATAAAGCCACCACGAGTGTATTTGTTATCTGAAGGATGTCTGGTAACTCTGGCTGTACCACGGCAGCTAAAACAAACCAAAAAGGAGCGCTGCCTAGCGTCATTAGCCAAACCTTGTTAAAAGAGTTGCGCAGTAACTTAGTATCTATGCTTGGAATAAGACTAATGGCTCGAGACAGCTTTGACTGCGGTAGCGGCTGCGACTCAATCACACAGTTGTTTTCATAAAAATAATCGGCCATATTTAGCGAGATAATTCTGGGCGCAAGTGTGGTCAGAGGCTGAAAGTCACTGTCCACTGACCAAAATTGTAGCTGGCTAATTTTTTGGGCTTGGTTGGCCCGTTGTGAGTTAATAACCCGAGCATTGTAAGAGGCCTGCCAGACCAATTGACTGCCTATGGGGTAACTAAAAGAGGCGATAAGGCAAGGCAGGGCGCCATAAAGCACAACATGAGATAACGGAATATCAATAATCATACCTGCCGGAGCGGACAGGGCTTCACTGAGATTCACTAGAATGACACCCAGTAAAAGCAGTGCAGCATAAGCGATAAGCTTTTTGTGAAAGCGGTGGCCAAAAGCCATAAGTACCAATAAGCTTGCCACAACAGTGAACATAAAGGTAGCGGCAACCACCCAGCCACTGACATGATCTGCGGCATAACATAGCCCAGCATAAAAAACACCAAAGCCAATACTGCCGGTGAGTATCCAAAATATCCAGTGATCGGTAAACAGTCGCCAAAGCTCGCCAATACGCCTCATACCATGTTGAGCTGCGATGACAAGCGTCAAAATAAGCAAGGTAAATAAATAGCGTAAACTGGCGGACCAAAACCAATGTCCGCCAACATTGCTCATTAGCTCATTTAGAATATAAGTTGAGCTAAAAAATGCACTGGCGATTAAGGTAATAACAATCAGCCTGACCATAAGTAACTCCTTGTAGCTCGGCTGTAGTGGGTTGTTTATTTATTTATTTATTTATTTGCCTTTGGCATCGGCCCAAATGATTTTGTGTAGCTGTAACTGAAGTCTTACTGGTAGGGCATCTGCCAATATCCATTCAGCAAGTTCTCGCGCTAAATTGAGCACATCTACTGCTGCCACATCGCCTTGAGCATCATCATGGACATTAAACATAGGGGAGAACCAGACAGTGCCCACCACTTTATCCAAATTGTGCTCGGCCAATTTTTGTTTGGACCAGTCGTAATCGCTGCGATTCATAATCACAAATTTTAGCTGATCGTGCTGGGTTAAGTACTCTAAGTTCGACCATAGATTCTTATCCGACTCACCGCTACTGGGCGTCTTAATATCCATCACCTTACTGACGGCAGCAGGCACGTCTGCCACTGATAAAGCGCCAGCAGTTTCTAAAGAAATCTCATAACCCTCATCAAGCAGTCTTTGCATCAGTGGTATGGCATTGGGCTGTGCTAGCGGCTCGCCACCGGTTAGACAGATGCGCTTACAAGGGTACTGAGCGATATCGGCCATAATCGCCTCTAAAGACAGACGCTCACCGCCTGTGAAAGAGTAGGTGGTGTCACAATACACGCAGCGTAATGGGCAGCCCGTTAGGCGTACAAATACTGTGGGTAGGCCTGCGGTAAGCGCTTCACCCTGCAGGGAGTAGAAAATCTCAGTCATGCGTAAGCCGGCTTCTGGATCAGTAACAGGAATGGCTTGGCTACGCAGCGGTGTATTTTGAGTCATAATGTGTGCCTTGATGAAAGTGGCATGATTTAACAACAGCCAAATCACGCCATAAAGCGATGAATCGATAAAAATGAATAAAGGTGCTTAGAGTTATCTAAGCACCTTATCTAAATCCGTGAGGCTAATTCTTTTCGTAAAGTAGGGGTAAACCCAACAGTTGTAACTGTCATTATCTGGCTGAAGTCAGTCAGTACCGCTCAGCAAGTATCGTTTAGGTATTAGGTATCAGGTATCTAAGCCATTAAGCCATTAAGCCAGACGCAGTAGCTCATTAATGCTGGTTTTTGAACGGGTTTGTGCATCGACTTTTTTGACGATAACAGCACAATACAAGCTGTGTGAACCGTCTTTTGAGGGCAGGCTACCTGAGACTACCACAGAGCCGGCCGGTACGCGGCCATAAGTAATTTCGCCAGTTTCACGGTCATAAATCTTAGTGGATTGGCCGATATAAACACCCATTGAGATAACAGAGCCCTCTTCAACAATAACGCCTTCAACAATCTCAGAGCGAGCACCAATAAAGCAATTGTCTTCAATGATAGTAGGGTTGGCTTGTAGGGGTTCTAATACGCCACCAATGCCGACACCGCCTGATAAGTGTACGTTTTTACCGATTTGAGCGCATGAGCCCACTGTGGCCCAAGTATCAATCATCGCGCCCTCATCCACGTAAGCACCAATATTGGTATAGCTTGGCATTAATACCACGCCTTTGGCGATAAATGAGCCACGACGTGCTACCGCTGGTGGTACAACACGGACGCCGGCTTCAACGAATTGCTGCTCAGTCCAGT
Protein-coding sequences here:
- the rplU gene encoding 50S ribosomal protein L21, with translation MYAVIKSGGKQHRVNVDELLKVELLKAEKGETIKIEDVLMVVDGDDYKIGQPVVEGASVEAEVVEHGRGKKIRIVKHKRRKHYHKEQGHRQWYTLLKIKAINV
- the rpmA gene encoding 50S ribosomal protein L27 — protein: MAHKKAAGSTRNGRDSNPKMLGVKVFGGQDVVAGNIIVRQRGTEFHAGAGVGMGRDHTLFALTDGVVKFDTKGKFNRRYVSVQEA
- the lolA gene encoding outer membrane lipoprotein chaperone LolA, with the translated sequence MQNSVNPKNKTTKMMKNIMGTALSGALIFGMPIIAVSQAAQAATAADNLTAAKRLNALLANTKSMTANFTQTTKGANGGKSGLSAKNGTFSGNMSLQRPNKFRWNITSPFEQQIVTDGSAMWVYDKDLQQATRQNADQQLGNTPALLLSGDPSKIASNFKITQPDAKKNYYVLYPKASGSNFNSLAVSFNGGKPIMMVLNDSLGQVTSIKFSNVKVNPSINSSQFKFTPPKGVDIINQ
- a CDS encoding TetR/AcrR family transcriptional regulator; translated protein: MNSKVSCAPQKRSEQKRSRETKCKIIKAALAEFASAGFEGVSTRAIASRAGVNHTLITHHFGTKEDLWKAAAAAIFDTYLSESEKYRQSLGRLEQIEVVRELLKHYINFSAEFPDFHRFMIQANHGDSELLNWFTDEYISPYADSELDLLQQAQKLGLMPEGDSLHVRYLFIGAVNSIFTFAPQFRRLSATDPFSKQVVERHVEYVLSLFSGKKL
- a CDS encoding multidrug resistance efflux transporter family protein, which translates into the protein MVRLIVITLIASAFFSSTYILNELMSNVGGHWFWSASLRYLFTLLILTLVIAAQHGMRRIGELWRLFTDHWIFWILTGSIGFGVFYAGLCYAADHVSGWVVAATFMFTVVASLLVLMAFGHRFHKKLIAYAALLLLGVILVNLSEALSAPAGMIIDIPLSHVVLYGALPCLIASFSYPIGSQLVWQASYNARVINSQRANQAQKISQLQFWSVDSDFQPLTTLAPRIISLNMADYFYENNCVIESQPLPQSKLSRAISLIPSIDTKLLRNSFNKVWLMTLGSAPFWFVLAAVVQPELPDILQITNTLVVALLSGVIATSLFLFARERAQTSSEVAGVDATQASEVIFALIGGMVFLNNPMPSFIGLTGIAVIMIGLILFAKNG
- the queE gene encoding 7-carboxy-7-deazaguanine synthase QueE yields the protein MTQNTPLRSQAIPVTDPEAGLRMTEIFYSLQGEALTAGLPTVFVRLTGCPLRCVYCDTTYSFTGGERLSLEAIMADIAQYPCKRICLTGGEPLAQPNAIPLMQRLLDEGYEISLETAGALSVADVPAAVSKVMDIKTPSSGESDKNLWSNLEYLTQHDQLKFVIMNRSDYDWSKQKLAEHNLDKVVGTVWFSPMFNVHDDAQGDVAAVDVLNLARELAEWILADALPVRLQLQLHKIIWADAKGK
- the dapD gene encoding 2,3,4,5-tetrahydropyridine-2,6-dicarboxylate N-succinyltransferase; this encodes MSLEQIIEQAFEKRAEYSPATMPQEVKDAVNSILDQLDNGSLRVAEKKDGEWIVNQWAKKAVLLSFRLNDNYPMQTGEHVQFYDKVPTKFANWTEQQFVEAGVRVVPPAVARRGSFIAKGVVLMPSYTNIGAYVDEGAMIDTWATVGSCAQIGKNVHLSGGVGIGGVLEPLQANPTIIEDNCFIGARSEIVEGVIVEEGSVISMGVYIGQSTKIYDRETGEITYGRVPAGSVVVSGSLPSKDGSHSLYCAVIVKKVDAQTRSKTSINELLRLA